One genomic region from Anguilla rostrata isolate EN2019 chromosome 2, ASM1855537v3, whole genome shotgun sequence encodes:
- the LOC135249548 gene encoding LOW QUALITY PROTEIN: gastrula zinc finger protein XlCGF62.1-like (The sequence of the model RefSeq protein was modified relative to this genomic sequence to represent the inferred CDS: deleted 1 base in 1 codon; substituted 1 base at 1 genomic stop codon), which produces MPTTCTLPCTDSNVRATVYGPGPQVYSLSTIYELNRHLRIHTDEKSYNCTECEKCFKSISDLSVHQRIHTGEKPYQCTHCGKCLSTKYLLNCHXRIHTGEKPYKCTQCEKCFNTKAYINTKAYIIYTHLTIHTAEKPYKCTHCGKCFSQMCHLSLHLRIHTGEKPCKCAQCEKCFSSIYSLNSHQIIHTGVKPYNCTQCGKCFTTVTHLNSHQRIHTGEKPFKCTQREKCIKRILLLTQITQYGFKS; this is translated from the exons atgccTACCACATGCACACTGCCGTGCACGGACAGTAATGTGCGCGCCACAGTGTACGGACCAGGACCCCAAG TGTACTCATTGTCCACAATATACGAGTTAAATCGCCACCTGAGGATTCATACAGATGAAAAGTCATACAACTGTACAgagtgtgaaaaatgttttaaatcaatATCTGATTTAAGTGtacaccagagaattcatactgGTGAGAAGCCTTACCAGTGTACACATTGTGGGAAGTGCTTGTCCACAAAGTATCTATTAAATTGCCACTgaagaattcatacaggtgaaaagccatacaaatgtacacaatgtgagaagtgttttaatacaaaagcttatataaatacaaaagcttatata atatatacacacttgACAATTCATACAGCtgaaaagccctacaagtgtactcattgtgggaagtgcttttcccaAATGTGTCATTTAAGTCTCCACCTGAGAATTCACACAGGTGAGAAGCCATGCAagtgtgcacagtgtgagaaatgtttttcctcAATATATAGTTTAAATAGCCACCAGATAATTCATACAGGTGTAAAACCATACAATTGTAcccagtgtgggaagtgctttacCACTGTAACTCATTTAAACagccaccagagaattcatacaggagAAAAGCCTTTCAAGTGTACACAGCGTGAGAAGTGTATAAAAAGGATTTTACTTCTcacacagatcacccaatatggatttAAAtcctga